A stretch of DNA from Candidatus Methylomirabilota bacterium:
CGATGAGCACCACCCGGCTCTCCTGGGCACTCCTGACCTCGCGCGGAAAGGGAATGCGCGCGCTGCGGATCCGCTCGCCGCGCTTGATCCTCAGCTTGAAGCCGAGCCGATCGACCGACACCATGGCGGCCTCGTCAGCCTCGGCGCCCGCCAGGACGCGGGCGA
This window harbors:
- a CDS encoding DUF2470 domain-containing protein; protein product: ARVLAGAEADEAAMVSVDRLGFKLRIKRGERIRSARIPFPREVRSAQESRVVLIEMLQDARARTPS